AAAGATGCTAAACGGCGGAGTTCCAGTGATAGCAAACATTGACAAAATCAAAGCTATAGAAGTGTAAGGCAACGCTTTAAAAAGCCCTCTTATGCTGAATATATCCCTTGTATGAAAAGAAGTTAAAATACTTCCAACTGTCATAAATATTGAAGTTTTTACAATAGCATGATTTATAAGATGATAAACTCCTGCAAAAATGCTTAACTTAGTATTTACAGAAAATGCAAAAGCAATTATAGCCATATGCTCCATAGATGAGTAAGCAAGCAGTCTTTTATAATCAACCTGACGAATGATAAACAACGCTGAAACTACAACAGTCAAAACACCAAAGAACATTAAATATTTTGAAGTATTATAACCATAGCCATTGTTGTTTATGATTGCCTGAACTCTAAGTATAGAATAAAAGGCACAGTTTAATAAAACACCAGACATTAAAGCACTTATAGGTGTTGGAGCTTGTGAGTGGGCGTCAGGAAGCCAAAAATGTAGTGGAGCAAATCCAACCTTTGTTCCAAATCCAACCAATACAAATATAAACGCGAGCATTAAAAGTTTTGGATTGAGCCTACTGCTTACATCGTAAATATTAGTCCAGTTTAAAGACTGTAATCCATGTCCCAGTACCGAGAAAGAACTGTAATAAAGAAGAATGATGCCAAACAATGCAAGACCTATTCCAATAGAGCAAAGCATTATATACTTCCAACCAGCTTCAACAGCCTCTTTATTTCTATAATAACTAATCAAAAATGCTGTCGCTAAGGTTGTACCTTCTATTGCAATCCATAAAATACCAAAGTTATTTGACAGTGTGACTACAAGCATAGCAAAGATAAATAAATTCATCCAAAAGTAATACTCATTTACCTTTTTTTCTGATATACCACCCTTTAACTCTCTTTTCATATATCCGACGCTGTATACAGAAACAAAAAACGAGATGGTTAAGATAACTAAAAGCAGTATTGAGTTTAAAGAATCAAGAAACAGCAAACTATTAAGCTCATAAATTCTATCTTGTGGATTGTTTATCTTAGAGATTAAGCTGTATCCAAGAATCAAATTTATAAAAGTAATTCCAATTTGAACAAAATACACAAATCTAAGATTTAGAAAGTAGCTAACAACAGCCCAGATAAGTTGCAAACCAATTATAAATTCCATCTTTACTCCTTAAGGTCTGATAGTCTTGATGTATCAATGTTTTCAATAGTAGTTTTAATTTGAAATACAAGCACACCAGCCATCAAAACACCAACAAAAACGTCAAAAAATACTCCAATTTCGACTATCATCGGCATACCTTTTGTTAGAGAAGTTCCGGCAAGAAGTATTCCATTTTCCATTGTCAAAAAACCAATAATCTGAGATAAGGCTTTTTTTCTTGAAATCATGATGAAAATTCCAATAAAGATAATTCCTAAGGATAACGGAAAAATCTGTTTTGCTATAACCTCGCCTGTTATATCAATCTTGTTGGAGATATAAAACGAGAATATAACTATTAAAATTGAAAAAAGTAAAGAGTTTGTAATGTTCAGATACATTGAAACTTCCCTATCAAGCTTAATCTTTTCAACTACTTTAAATAAAAAGAATGGTATAAGAATAACTTTAATTAGAAAGTTTAAAAAGCTTGAAATATATAATTCAAATTCAGAAGATACAATCCCAATAAACAAGATAGACATTGAAAGAAACACAGATTGAAGCTGATAAATCTTTATAGAAAGATTCAGTCTATTGCTTGATAACTGAGCTATTGCAAGGAAAAGAGACATAGCCCCGAAAAATTCAACTAAAAATTTAATCATCTGCCAAACCTCACGTGTTGTAAATAATCAAAGAAATCAACGAAAGTATGAAAGCCAGTGTAAGAATTTCAGGCACTCTGAAAAATCTAAATTTAGCCATGCTCATCTCAATCAAAGCAACAGGTACAGCAAATAGAAGCATCTTTAAAATATATACAACAACACCTAATATAATGAATAAGATTGAAGTATCTTTATAAAATCCAAGAGGAAAGAAAAGATTTGACGCCAAAGTTAAAAATATAGTCAGCTTTATGTATGAAGACAGCTCAAAAAGTGCTAAATGTCTCCCGGATGCTTCTAAAATCATAGCTTCATGAACCATTGTAAGTTCCAAGTGTGTTTCAGGATTATCAAATGGAATTCTTGCATTTTCAGCCAAAGATACTATCAACAAAGATATCAAAGCAAAGGCTACGGAAACAGGAACATGTGAGATGCCAAACTGATGAACCTTCTCAAAAATCTCTCCTATATTTGTACTTCCGGTTTGAAGAGCAAAGGTAAAGATTATAAGCATAAAAGAAGCTTCAGACAATGCAGCTATTGTAATCTCCCTACTTGAACCAAGCCCACCAAATGCACTTGCTTGATCCATACCATACAAAGCTATAAAAAACACACCAAGAGCCAAAATATAAGCCAAAGCTATTATGTCTCCTGTAAAATTCAGTAAAGTGTACTTATTAATCACAGGTAAAAATGTTGCAGCCCATAATGTAGAAACAAAAACTACGTAAGGAGCCATTCTTGATATAAAAGAAGCATCTTTTGAAATCACAACTTCCTTTTTAAAAAGTCTGTAAATATCTTTATAAGCTTGTGTCAAAGGAGGTCCTTTTTGACCTCTCAAAATGCATTTTATTTTATGAATAAACGTTTTTATAAATGGAGAGATAGCTACTAAAATAACAAACTGTAAAAGCCCAATAACTATATTTTCCATCACTACCTCACAGCATAGAAAATAAAGGCAATCAAAGTAAGAATGATGTATGCAATGTAAACATGAATAATTCCAGGTTGAATGAAATACCTTACTTTTAAAACAATCTTGATAAAGATATCTGTAAGAGATAAAGCTAGATCTTCTATTCTATCTATGATTTCCAATTTGTAAGTCTTCTTTGGAAGAAAATATTTTTTGCCACTGAAAGATAGACTCTCTTTGATTTTATAAACAAAAGATAAAATTCTTCTGATAGGCTGAGAAAATCCGGATGCACTGTACTGAGCTTTAACTGTAAGATTGCTTTCTCCAAGACCACAAGCCCAAGTCTCGTATTCTCTCACATTGCCATTTCCTATTTTTCTAATCAAGAAGTAGGTAATTACAAAAATAACAATTCCGGCTATGGCTAAAATTGAAGTTGAAATTCTTCCAAAGTCGTAATCTGTTGAGATTAGCAGTAAGCCGTTTTTATAGATTATGTAGTTGTATATAGAAAAAGATGCTGTCTGTTTTAAAACTTCATCAATGACATAAACAGGTAAAATAGGAATCAAGCCTAAGATTACAACCATAAAAGCCAAAAATCCCATTCCTGTAAGCATAAAACCGTCAGATTCTGAAGCCTTTTTAACTTTGTCTGTTCTTCCTATTCCAAGAAATACAGTTCCATAGAGTTTAGCAAAGCTACCAAGAGCAAAAGCCCCGGTTAAAGCCAAAACAGAAGCAAACAAAGGCATTGTAAAAGATATAAACTCATAGTTTAACTTACTGCCAAATAACAAAGATTGGTAGATAAGCCATTCGCTGACAAACCCATTAAACGGTGGTAAAGCGGTTATTCCAAGAATACCAATTAAAAATAAAATTCCAGTCTTTGGCATAATTTTATTTAAACCGCCAAGCTCTTCCATATTTTTAGTATGTGTTTTAAATAAGACAGAACCAGCCCCTAAGAATAATAAACCCTTAAACACCGTATGGTTTAAAGTATGGTACAAGACAGCAATAAAAGATATTCCCATTAAAATCCATACATGGGAAGATTTAAAAATCATAGCAAGACCAACAGCAATTAAGATTATTCCGATATTTTCCATAGAAGAGTAAGCCAGCATCTTTTTAATATCTGTTTGTACGTAAGCATACAGAATTCCATAGATTGCAGACAAAGCCCCAATGAATAAAACAATGTATCCAAAAGCTACAGGCATATCCTTTAAAAACTCAAAATAAAATCTTATGAGCATGTATATAGCCGTTTTTATCATTACCCCAGACATTAAAGCGGAAACATTAGAAGGAGCAACAGGATGAGCCTTTGGAAGCCAAAAATGAAGCAGAAAAATACCGGCCTTTGTCCCAAAGCCAATCAAAGAAGTTAAAAATACTAAAAATTTTACATCTTCAGGCAAATTTACATTTACAAAATCTTTAAACTCAAGACTGCCGGAGTAGATATAAAGCAGTATAAAAGAGATGATTATAAAAGTTGTTCCAAGATGTGTCATAAATATATAAAAAATCCCGGCGTTTAAATTCTCTTGCTTTTTATAGTCAAAAATAACAAGCAAGAAAGAAACGACGGACATTATCTCCCACCAAATCAAAAAGGTAGGAACGTTTGCAGATAAAATCACCATAATCATAGAAAAAATAAACAAGTTATATAAAAACGTTAAAACTTTTTGATTTTCAAATTCTTTAATATAAGAAACAGAATATATTGATGAAGCAAAAGATAACAAAGACACAAGCCCAACAAAAAACAGACTTAGATTATCCACTTTATAGCTAAATGTTAAGAAAGGAATAACAGATTGAAATGAAACTATAAAATCAGTCCTTGAAAGTATCAAACTTATGGAAATTATAAGTAATATCAAACTTAGTAAGCTTTGAAGAATTAAAGAAAATCTTGGAATGAATGATAAAATTAATGGTAAAATAAGTATCGGTAGGTAAAATGGTTCTTCCGAAATCTCCAATTGTTCCTCCTTGTTTTTAAAAACGGGAATACCATTATACTTATTTTACACTATTTTATATAAGTCATGCAAGTTTGAAGGGTACTTTAAAATTTTAACTAAATCTAAAAATTAATTAACCTTTTGACCGTCATTTTAAAGCCATCTGAAGAATCTCTGCCTTTATGCCTCTACAGCGTCATTCTTGAGTGTAAGCGAAGAATCTCAACTCAAAGATGTCATTCTGAAGTCGGCGAAAAATCTCCTATTTTTCTTTTCAAAAAAAAATCAAAAGAGGAGATCCTTTTGACTAAAGTCCTCATGATGATGGGCAAGGGTAAACTTACAAAAATTTTGGAACACTCTCTGCAAGTTTGAGAAAATTGAAAACTATGATATTCTTCACTTCTGTGTATATTATGTGTCCATGTTTACAGTAATGACAAACACATAGGTTTATTCATACATATAAAAAATGTAGTTCTCTCGTTTTAAGTTTTAAAAGGTAGCAAATTTGGTTAAATTTTTCCTAAAATAGTATAATGAATACAAAACAATCAAACATTGTGATAAAATATGAAAATAAATGAAGTTTCTAAAGAAGAGGTTTTTTCATTACTTAAGACCTCGGAAAAAGGTCTTACAGAAAAAGAAGCTAAAAAGCGACTTTCTCAATATGGATATAATGAAATTGAGGAAGTTAAAAAATCTCCTATCATTTTTAAGTTTTTACGTCAGTTTACTCATTTTTTTGCAATCATTTTATGGGTTGCTGCAGGCTTAGCATTCCTTTCAGATTTAATTAATCCTGCGGAAGAAATGAAAAGTCTTGGTTTTGCGATAATTTTGGTTATTGTTATAAACGCTGTCTTTGCTTTTATTCAAGAGTATAAAGCTGAAAAATCTATTGAAAAGCTTAGACTTTTGGTTCCTCGCCGTTGTAGAGTGATAAGAGATGGTATTGAAAAAGAAATCTCTGCAACGGAGCTTGTTCCAGGAGACATAATTATTCTTTCAGAAGGAGATAAAGTTCCGGCAGATGCAAGGGTTATAGAGTCAAATTCTCTCACAGTAAATAATGCACCTCTTACAGGAGAATCTATTCCTATAGTTCTTACATGTAAACCTTTCTTTGGAGAATTAATCAAGAGCAATAATGTAGCTTTTGCTGGAAGTATGGTTATTTCAGGAAGTGGTAAAGCGGTTGTTTTTGCAACCGGCATGAATACTGAGTTTGGAAAAATTGCACATCTTACGCAAACTGTTCAAGCTGAAGAAACACCGCTTCAAAAAGAAATCACAAAAACATCAAAAATCATAGCCTTAGTTGCTATTTCAATAGGAATTATCTTTTTTGTTATCGGTAGTTTTATTGGAAGGAATTTTACTGAAAACTTTATTTTTGCGATTGGTGTTATAGTTGCTTTGGTTCCTGAAGGGATGCTTCCAACCGTAACACTTTCGCTTGCTATAGGAAGTCAAAGAATGTTAAGAAGAAATGCTCTTGTTAAAACATTGACAGCAGTAGAAGCTTTAGGGAGTATAACTGTTATATGCACTGATAAAACAGGTACTATAACACAAAATAAAATGGCTGTTAAAGATGTTTGGATATTTGATGAAAGTTCAAAAGATATGTTAATGAAAATTGCTTATCTTTGCAATAATGCTGAGATTGTAAATAATGAATATAAAGGAGATCCAACAGAAGTTGCTCTATTGAAATACGTTAGAGAAAAGTATGGGGATATTAATGCAGAAAGGTTTTTAGAAATTCCTTTTGATTATGAAAGAAAAATGATGACAACGGGAAATATAATAAATGGAAGAAGAATATTTCTTACCAAAGGGGCAGTAGAAAAAGTTTTACCATTATGTAAGTATGCATTAATAAAAGGAGAAAAAATTATTTTAGATGAAAGTCTAAAGCAGAAGATTTTAAATAAAAATAATGAATTGATGGACAAAGGTTTGCGTGTTTTGTGTTTTGCTTTTTCTGAAACTTGGCCTGAAAAAGATATGGTTTTTGTTGGTTTAGTAGGATTAGAAGACCCACCAAGACCGGGAGTCAAAGATGCTATAAAAACAGCCCATGAAGCAGGGATAAAAATAATCTTAATTACAGGTGATGCAAGTAGGACAGCATTGGCGATATCAAAAGAAATTGGGCTTGTAAAAAGAAATCCTGTCATTATTGAAAGTGAAGAGTTTCATAAATTAAGTGATAATGAGCTTAAAAATAAGCTCTCTTCAAAAGAAATTATTTTTACAAGAATGTCTCCAGCAGATAAACTTAGAATTGTTACTCTATTACAAGAAATGGGAGAAAGAGTTGCTGTTACTGGAGATGGTGTAAATGATACACCTGCTTTAAAAAAAGCTGATATCGGTATTGCCATGGGAAGTGGAACTGATGTTGCTAAAGAAGTTGCTGAAATAATTCTCCTTGATGATAACTTTGCTACTATAATTTCTGCAATTGAAGAAGGAAGAACTATTTATGAAAACATTAAAAAATTTATTTCTTATTTCTTTACATCAAATGTAGCCGAATTAATTCCATACATAGCATATGCTATTTTTAGAATACCTCTTCCTTTAAAAATCATGCAGGTTCTTGCTATAGACTTAGGAACAGATATACTTCCAGGTCTTGCCCTTGGAGCTGAAAAACCAACCAAAGAAGTAATGAAAAAACCACCAAGGAGTCACAAAGAAAGGCTTATAGATTCTTTTATTCTTATAAGGTCTTTTTTGATTCTTGGACCTATAGAGGCAGCAGCTGGTTTATTTGGTTTCTTTTATGTCCTTTATTCAGGTGGATGGCATTGGAACGAACCAATTTCTTCATCAAATATTTTATATATGCAAGCAACCACAGCTTGTTTAACTGGGATTGTAATTACTCAAGTGGCAAATGGATTTGCTTCTCGGACTTTTAAAGAGCCAGTTTTTAAAATAGGTTTATTCTCAAACAAATTCTTAATTTTTGGAATACTTTTTGAGATTCTATTGCAAATTTTCATAGTTTACCATCCTTTAGGAAATAAAATATTTTCAACTTACCCAATTCCAATAAAAATTTGGCTGATTTTAATTCCTTTCGCTATTTTGTTATTCACAATAGAAGAGTTTAGAAAAAACTTGATTATAAAGGATAATCAAAAACTTTGAAATAATAAATTTTTCAGTTAAATTTATCAACAACTAAAACTCGAGGATTTAATCATGGATGATTTCAACATAGAAAAAGTTTATGAAGTTAAACCTATAAGTGATGTTGATTCAAAAAGAGAGTTTATTAGAAAAAGAAATAAGAAAGTAAATGAAAAAACGCCTCCTATTCCAAAGCCTGAGAAAGAGAATACAGAAGAAGGACATATTGATATTTATGTTTGAAAACTATTGAAAATCTTTATAAAACTGCCACATATGATTTAAAGGTCCATGTCCATGACCAATATCTAAAGAGTGTTTAATTGCATTATGGACGTAGTCCTTAGCATTCTTTACAGCATCTAAAAGACTGTATCCTTTTGCAAGGTATGAAGAGATTG
This is a stretch of genomic DNA from Sulfurihydrogenibium sp. YO3AOP1. It encodes these proteins:
- a CDS encoding proton-conducting transporter membrane subunit → MEISEEPFYLPILILPLILSFIPRFSLILQSLLSLILLIISISLILSRTDFIVSFQSVIPFLTFSYKVDNLSLFFVGLVSLLSFASSIYSVSYIKEFENQKVLTFLYNLFIFSMIMVILSANVPTFLIWWEIMSVVSFLLVIFDYKKQENLNAGIFYIFMTHLGTTFIIISFILLYIYSGSLEFKDFVNVNLPEDVKFLVFLTSLIGFGTKAGIFLLHFWLPKAHPVAPSNVSALMSGVMIKTAIYMLIRFYFEFLKDMPVAFGYIVLFIGALSAIYGILYAYVQTDIKKMLAYSSMENIGIILIAVGLAMIFKSSHVWILMGISFIAVLYHTLNHTVFKGLLFLGAGSVLFKTHTKNMEELGGLNKIMPKTGILFLIGILGITALPPFNGFVSEWLIYQSLLFGSKLNYEFISFTMPLFASVLALTGAFALGSFAKLYGTVFLGIGRTDKVKKASESDGFMLTGMGFLAFMVVILGLIPILPVYVIDEVLKQTASFSIYNYIIYKNGLLLISTDYDFGRISTSILAIAGIVIFVITYFLIRKIGNGNVREYETWACGLGESNLTVKAQYSASGFSQPIRRILSFVYKIKESLSFSGKKYFLPKKTYKLEIIDRIEDLALSLTDIFIKIVLKVRYFIQPGIIHVYIAYIILTLIAFIFYAVR
- a CDS encoding cation-transporting P-type ATPase, which produces MKINEVSKEEVFSLLKTSEKGLTEKEAKKRLSQYGYNEIEEVKKSPIIFKFLRQFTHFFAIILWVAAGLAFLSDLINPAEEMKSLGFAIILVIVINAVFAFIQEYKAEKSIEKLRLLVPRRCRVIRDGIEKEISATELVPGDIIILSEGDKVPADARVIESNSLTVNNAPLTGESIPIVLTCKPFFGELIKSNNVAFAGSMVISGSGKAVVFATGMNTEFGKIAHLTQTVQAEETPLQKEITKTSKIIALVAISIGIIFFVIGSFIGRNFTENFIFAIGVIVALVPEGMLPTVTLSLAIGSQRMLRRNALVKTLTAVEALGSITVICTDKTGTITQNKMAVKDVWIFDESSKDMLMKIAYLCNNAEIVNNEYKGDPTEVALLKYVREKYGDINAERFLEIPFDYERKMMTTGNIINGRRIFLTKGAVEKVLPLCKYALIKGEKIILDESLKQKILNKNNELMDKGLRVLCFAFSETWPEKDMVFVGLVGLEDPPRPGVKDAIKTAHEAGIKIILITGDASRTALAISKEIGLVKRNPVIIESEEFHKLSDNELKNKLSSKEIIFTRMSPADKLRIVTLLQEMGERVAVTGDGVNDTPALKKADIGIAMGSGTDVAKEVAEIILLDDNFATIISAIEEGRTIYENIKKFISYFFTSNVAELIPYIAYAIFRIPLPLKIMQVLAIDLGTDILPGLALGAEKPTKEVMKKPPRSHKERLIDSFILIRSFLILGPIEAAAGLFGFFYVLYSGGWHWNEPISSSNILYMQATTACLTGIVITQVANGFASRTFKEPVFKIGLFSNKFLIFGILFEILLQIFIVYHPLGNKIFSTYPIPIKIWLILIPFAILLFTIEEFRKNLIIKDNQKL
- a CDS encoding hydrogenase 4 subunit F — its product is MEFIIGLQLIWAVVSYFLNLRFVYFVQIGITFINLILGYSLISKINNPQDRIYELNSLLFLDSLNSILLLVILTISFFVSVYSVGYMKRELKGGISEKKVNEYYFWMNLFIFAMLVVTLSNNFGILWIAIEGTTLATAFLISYYRNKEAVEAGWKYIMLCSIGIGLALFGIILLYYSSFSVLGHGLQSLNWTNIYDVSSRLNPKLLMLAFIFVLVGFGTKVGFAPLHFWLPDAHSQAPTPISALMSGVLLNCAFYSILRVQAIINNNGYGYNTSKYLMFFGVLTVVVSALFIIRQVDYKRLLAYSSMEHMAIIAFAFSVNTKLSIFAGVYHLINHAIVKTSIFMTVGSILTSFHTRDIFSIRGLFKALPYTSIALILSMFAITGTPPFSIFMSKLFILISSFKAGFIIPSIILMLALVLIFGGFIYHFLNMLMGDTDKRYKEDLLILLPPFVLLFLSLVLSFYIPEKVLMLINNIPEILGVKNG
- a CDS encoding hydrogenase, encoding MIKFLVEFFGAMSLFLAIAQLSSNRLNLSIKIYQLQSVFLSMSILFIGIVSSEFELYISSFLNFLIKVILIPFFLFKVVEKIKLDREVSMYLNITNSLLFSILIVIFSFYISNKIDITGEVIAKQIFPLSLGIIFIGIFIMISRKKALSQIIGFLTMENGILLAGTSLTKGMPMIVEIGVFFDVFVGVLMAGVLVFQIKTTIENIDTSRLSDLKE
- a CDS encoding NADH-quinone oxidoreductase subunit H, which produces MENIVIGLLQFVILVAISPFIKTFIHKIKCILRGQKGPPLTQAYKDIYRLFKKEVVISKDASFISRMAPYVVFVSTLWAATFLPVINKYTLLNFTGDIIALAYILALGVFFIALYGMDQASAFGGLGSSREITIAALSEASFMLIIFTFALQTGSTNIGEIFEKVHQFGISHVPVSVAFALISLLIVSLAENARIPFDNPETHLELTMVHEAMILEASGRHLALFELSSYIKLTIFLTLASNLFFPLGFYKDTSILFIILGVVVYILKMLLFAVPVALIEMSMAKFRFFRVPEILTLAFILSLISLIIYNT